The following proteins come from a genomic window of Macrobrachium nipponense isolate FS-2020 chromosome 18, ASM1510439v2, whole genome shotgun sequence:
- the LOC135196897 gene encoding large ribosomal subunit protein uL4A-like produces MATMCARPMVSVHVDGAPSGASVALPAVFRAPIRPDVVNFVHDQMSKNARQPYAVSADAGHQTSAESWGTGRAVARIPRVRGGGTHRSGQGAFGNMCRGGRMFAPTKIWRRWHRRINVNQKRYAMCSAIAASSSPALVMSKGHLIQETPEIPLVVTDKVQEISTTKEAVMMLKKNKIWSDILKVYKSKRFRAGKGKMRNRRRIQRRGPLIIYNKDQGLTRAFRNIPGVDTICVNKLNLLKLAPGGHVGRFCIWTESAFRKLNSLYGTWQKKSTMKRNYNLPMPKMTNTDLARLLKSREILAVVRDPKKTIERRKVRLNPLRNRQAMQHLNPYAKVARAAALAKEQKDIEVKNAILAEKKAKREAAEAAKAPAKKKQATKKAPAKK; encoded by the exons GCGACAATGTGTGCTCGCCCCATGGTGAGCGTCCATGTGGATGGGGCGCCATCTGGAGCGAGTGTGGCTCTTCCAGCTGTCTTTAGGGCCCCAATTAGGCCAGATGTTGTGAACTTCGTTCATGATCAGATGTCCAAGAATGCAAGGCAGCCCTATGCTGTCAGTGCTGATGCAG GTCACCAGACATCTGCTGAATCCTGGGGAACTGGTCGTGCCGTTGCCCGTATTCCACGTGTCCGTGGTGGAGGTACCCATCGATCTGGTCAGGGTGCTTTCGGAAACATGTGCCGTGGAGGCCGCATGTTTGCCCCCACCAAGATCTGGCGCCGctggcaccgcaggatcaatgtcaACCAGAAGCGTTATGCTATGTGCTCTGCTATTGCAGCATCCTCCAGCCCAGCTCTTGTGATGTCTAAGG GTCATTTGATCCAAGAGACTCCTGAAATCCCATTAGTTGTCACTGACAAGGTTCAGGAGATCAGCACCACCAAGGAAGCTGTAATGATGCTGAAAAAGAACAAGATTTGGTCAGACATTCTCAAG GTTTACAAAAGCAAGAGATTCCGTGCTGGTAAGGGTAAGATGCGCAACCGCCGTCGTATCCAGCGTAGGGGCCCTTTGATCATCTACAACAAGGATCAGGGACTGACCAGAGCATTCCGTAACATCCCAGGTGTAGACACCATTTGTGTCAACAAGCTCAATCTCTTGAAGCTTGCTCCTGGTGGACATGTAGGCAGATTCTGTATCTGGACTGAGTCAG CATTCCGCAAACTCAATTCCTTGTACGGTACATGGCAGAAGAAATCTACTATGAAAAGGAATTATAACCTACCCATGCCAAAAATGACTAACACAGACTTAGCAAGGCTTCTCAAGAGCCGAGAAATTTTGGCTGTTGTTAGGGATCCCAA GAAGACCATTGAACGCCGCAAGGTTAGGCTGAACCCATTGAGAAACCGCCAAGCAATGCAACACCTTAATCCTTATGCTAAAGTTGCCAGAGCTGCGGCCCTTGCTAAAGAGCAGAAGGACATAGAagttaaaaatgcaattttagcc GAAAAGAAGGCAAAGAGGGAAGCCGCGGAAGCAGCTAAGGCACCCGCCAAGAAGAAGCAAGCTACCAAAAAGGCACCTGCAAAGAAATAG